The Verrucomicrobium spinosum DSM 4136 = JCM 18804 DNA segment TCTTCGTCGATATCGCCTTTGCCAAGCGTCGGGCCGTCGCCATTGCCTTTCGGCTTACTGACTGCTGCTGGACACCCGAATGGCGGGTTTGGCAGCACGAAATGATCTCTGTCGCCATTGCCTTTCGGCTTACTGACTGCTGCTGGGATCGAGACGGCGGAGGCTCGATACGCGGGCAAGCCGTCGCCATTGCCTTTCGGCTTACTGACTGCTGCTGGCAGCGAGAACCTTCCCGCCAGCCTTGTTCCATTTGAGGTCGCCATTGCCTTTCGGCTTACTGACTGCTGCTGGTCAATGAGACGGTGGTCGTCAGACTTCACCACCGACCTGTCGCCATTGCCTTTCGGCTTACTGACTGCTGCTGGCCGCCGACCTCAACGCGGTGTATGATGTTGAGATCGCATTGTCGCCATTGCCTTTCGGCTTACTGACTGCTGCTGGTGCCGTGAGGGCCAGCGTGAACACAGCCCCGACGGGCGGTCGCCATTGCCTTTCGGCTTACTGACTGCTGCTGGGGCATGGAGAAATACCAGGCCGGATGCCGCATCCTAAAGTCGCCATTGCCTTTCGGCTTACTGACTGCTGCTGGCTCCTTGAACTTTCCTTGAACCCACTCCGTGGAGACGGTCGCCATTGCCTTTCGGCTTACTGACTGCTGCTGGGATCCTCGCGACGCCGTCGCCTTGGTCGCCGCCGCGTCGCCATTGCCTTTCGGCTTACTGACTGCTGCTGGTGGAGCAAGCCTTCAAGGACTTGACCGGCGAAGGCGGGTCGCCATTGCCTTTCGGCTTACTGACTGCTGCTGGGATATCGATTCACGACGCCACCTCTTGCCCCGGGCGTGTCGCCATTGCCTTTCGGCTTACTGACTGCTGCTGGAGGCGCTCGGCAGATAGGACATCACCTCATCGTCGGTGTCGCCATTGCCTTTCGGCTTACTGACTGCTGCTGGAGGCATTCTCCAAAACACGTTCCCCGCCACGCACAGCGTCGCCATTGCCTTTCGGCTTACTGACTGCTGCTGGCAAGGTCCTTCGAAAGTCACCATCGACGCGGGTCGCGTCGCCATTGCCTTTCGGCTTACTGACTGCTGCTGGCTTGGCCTTTACCTAGGCGGCGAGTACCGACCGCACGGTCGCCATTGCCTTTCGGCTTACTGACTGCTGCTGGGCGCCTTGGTCAGGCCCAACTTGTGAGCAGCCCCAGCGTCGCCATTGCCTTTCGGCTTACTGACTGCTGCTGGGAAGGTCAAGATCACCGATCCCTACTACCAGGGAAGTGTCGCCATTGCCTTTCGGCTTACTGACTGCTGCTGGATTTCTGGCAACTCTTGGCATGGAGTCACCACCCGCGTCGCCATTGCCTTTCGGCTTACTGACTGCTGCTGGCAACCTTGGCCACGCAAAGCGGTCGAGCCACAAGGCCAAGTCGCCATTGCCTTTCGGCTTACTGACTGCTGCTGGGACCTGGTGATCGTGGCGGCGAGGCCGTCGGTCGGGAAGAGTCGCCATTGCCTTTCGGCTTACTGACTGCTGCTGGTCCGCGCCAGTGAGCAGTAAGTTTTGCACGGCACACTCGTCGCCATTGCCTTTCGGCTTACTGACTGCTGCTGGCCGCAAGCGCCACGTTCACGAATTTCGCCCAGTGCCTGAGTCGCCATTGCCTTTCGGCTTACTGACTGCTGCTGGACATGGGCACTCCATATGGCACGGTGATCGACCGCATCGTCGCCATTGCCTTTCGGCTTACTGACTGCTGCTGGGCTCAGGCGGAATACTTGACCCACCTGGCTGAGCGCGAGTCGCCATTGCCTTTCGGCTTACTGACTGCTGCTGGATCATGAAGACGACCCTCGATTACCCCGAGGAGCTCGAGTCGCCATTGCCTTTCGGCTTACTGACTGCTGCTGGCCCTGATGGGAGAGGGCTACTATGGCGGCTTGAGTTTCGTCGCCATTGCCTTTCGGCTTACTGACTGCTGCTGGCATACCCGGCGGCAAGATCGACTGGCACGAAGCTATTGTCGCCATTGCCTTTCGGCTTACTGACTGCTGCTGGAGGTAACGCCTAGGAGCTTGAGTGTCAATGGTTCCGGTAGCAGTTTGCGAGAGGGGAGGCAAACTCCATGTGGAGAGACACTGCGGGAGCGCTTGATTTGGGCTAACTCCCACAGTCTCAGCACGCGAGCGCCCCCGGCACTTTGGGCGGCACGTGAGCGCTCGCAGATGTCGGCAGATCGCAGGGGTTTGCCTGGGCAGGGGGGGGGCGGCCCCCTCCACCTCCACCCCCTCGCTGCCATCAGCCGCAACTCCGCAGGAGGAAGAAGGCGATGACGAGCAGGATGGCGATCCCGCATCCGGCGTCGCCACCGCCTCCGCTGCTGTGGGGGCGATGGACGACGACGTGTTCTCCACGGCGGGCATGAATGTGTCGGACGCGACGGGACATGAGACATTCTCCTCGTGGGAGGCCGAGCGGCGAACGTGAGGATGTCCCAGGATCTCCATGGAAGCCTCACCCCACCCGGGGCGGAACGTCACGAACGGTGTCACGATGGATGTCAAACCCGATACGACTGCGCGCCGGTGCCAGAAACGGGATGCAGCTTGCGACGTTGTTTTTCTTCAGCAAGGTGCGCAACTCGCTGAGACTGCGAGTGATGTCCTCTTTGGCAGCTTTCCCGGCGATGTACCGGGATGTCTTGCGATGATGCGGGTACTGCTGTTGCCATTGGCGGACGAATGCCAGGTAGGCTTCGGCGGCATCGACCACGTCTTCAAACATGGCCTGCCCTGCCAGCGCCTGCTCATAAAGAAAGCTGGCCACCACCAGGCAGCGGCCCACCAGAAGGATCGGTTTACCCTGAACGGAGAGGATGCCGTTCGCGGCGTCCAGGGTGACGGCTGGGCTGCCCTGGAGCGGGCGCTCTGCCCGGGCGTAACAATCTACCAGCCCGGCAAAGGTGCGGCGCGGTTCGTTGAGTTCCTCAAACTTGTTGCGCAGGGGCACAAACGGCAGGTCTGCCAGTTCCACCACGGCGTCGCCAGGGTCGGCAGGTGCAGGCGGTCCATTGAAAGGCCGGAACTCCAGGATGGGCCCGGGCTGGCCCGGGTAGTAGAACCCCCGGATGAATTCAAAAGGCTCACTGACGAGGACGTGGGTGACGCGGTCCGTCTCCTTCCCCAGAAGGCTCATAGCGCCGTAGAGCAGCGCTCCCATCGTTTTGCGTCCGCCTGCGATGCTGGCGATGACCTGATGGTCCTGGGCGTCGCAGTAAGGCGCCAGCGTTTGGACGATGAAGTTCGCTGCTGCATCATTCTGAGCATGGGTGCGCAAGTCGTCGGCCTTCTGGCGCACGCCGGTGGCGGCGTCCGGCAGGTCGATGACGCGGGGGCTGAGTTGAAGCCGGAGGTTCTCTTTGGGCAGGCGGGCTCCGGCAAAGATGTCTTCCCTCAACTTGGCCCATACCGTCTGACCGCCCCAGGCTTCCAGCGGGGTGAGCAGCTGTTGCTGAATGTCCTGCTCACCCCTGGAGGTGGTGATGACGACCACTTCATCCGGTACGACAGGTGGGCTCTCCTGCGCAAGAGCCCAGATCGTCTCCGTGAGGATGGCCGGAGACATGCCACTAACAGCGACGAGGATGGTGGGCATGGGGGCAAAAAAGCAACGATTGAGCTTCTGATAGATGGGCGAATTAGGATGCGTGATTATGCGCTGTGCAAAAACTGGGGTTCGAGGACAAAGCTCACCATGGAAGGGGTGTTCAGACCTTCACGATTTGGTAGCCTGAAAGGTCTGAGGGGACCGGTTGGATCACAATGGAGGTGACTTCCTTCTCGTAGTCATCGTGATCCCTCCATATCTTGCGCACAAGGATCTCATCGTCGCGATGTTGCCAGACAATTCGATTGCCCGATCCCATTTTGGCCAGGCGCCAAGGATGGGATCGGCCTGGGGTGCCAGTAAGGTCATGGTTGATTCCTTTGTAGTCAGGATCTATCGCTGCTTTATTCCTGATTTGGCCAAGTTGTGTAGAGAGATGGGTCGAGTCGCGGCGAAACTCGGCCATGGCTTCGGGCGACAGCCGCACTGGCAGTTGATCAAGACGGATATATTGACCCAATTCGTTTAGTTCGACGAGATCATCCACCCGCGTGAAAAATGATGGGAAGCGTTCAACCACGCTGCGTTGTTCCGCGCTGAGATCTTTCATCTGGGCTCCATTGCCGATCTTGCGAGCGGTGGATGATATCGTGGCGCGATCATCTTCAGAAAAATGAACGGGGGCTGGGGCAATTTCCTGGAGAACCTGACTATCCTCGTGCAGGTAGAGAGAGGGTAAGCCGTGAAAAGATGCCGCGATGTGACCCAAGGCGACCATAGACTTGTATCCTCCGATTGGAGCGAAGGCGGTGGTATCAGGATGCCCGTCGCGTAGCAGTCGGCTGATTTGTCCGATAAAGGCACCGCTTGCCATAGCCAGGCCTCCTCTCTGCGTGGGATCAAAAGGCACACTCAGCTCTTGGCGATGGACCTGCACACCGAGCTGGGTCTCAAGTGCAGTTTCCTGAATGGTTGCCGAAAGCCGCCCACCCAACGTGGGCGTATGAATGAGGTGGACCAGGGCCCCCTGGGCAAGGGCGTTGCGTTGTTTGGCGATGGCGTATAAAATAGAAAACTCCGCTGATATTTCCTCGGGTGGGAGTTGCTGGGCTTGCGATGTCTGATGTGCTGCCCAAGTCAGACACGAGTTGAAGACGGCCTCCTCACTCAATGTTGGATCCTTGGGCACCGGGTTTTGTTGTCCGTTATCGAATTTGATGGGACTGTCCTCTTTGCGGAATAATTTTCCGAAGTAGTTGCGTGGTGCGAGAGCCGATATCCCGGCGGTGAGGACGAGTGTGGAAAATGGCATGGGTAAGGGGTGGTGGACAAAGTGTGGCGTTGTGACCCCATGAGGTCTCAAGTGGCGTCGTTTTGGGACTGGTGCTTATTGCTGTGAAGTGGAGAGGGCTGCCTCGACCGAAAGTCAAATATTGCTCTCAGCCTGGGAATGCTTCCCGAAGTACGGTGCCGATCTTTTTGCCCCGTTCAGCCAGCAGATTGATGACGGACTCCAGGTCGCCCGCGCGGTTTCCTGTCACGGCAGAACGATCGTCCCATATCGCTGCGATATGACAGGCTCCTTCAAGCGCCACGACGCGCAGGCGCAGCGGTGAGGTTTTCCGACCGCCATGGACATTCCCCAGCGGATGATTGAGGCGCGCCAGGTCATCCTCCCCCCTGTAGTCATCGCGACCTCCAAGAGTGTCTGAAATGATCCGCCGGGCATCCTCAGCTTTTGTAAAAGGGGTGGGTGAGATGCCAAATCGCAACGGAGCTCCTTGAAGCAGGTCGCCACAGCGCTGACGGAACTCCGCAAGCGAGCTTGGTGGGGTAAGCCCGGAGTGGGGCTCTGTGAGCGGCTCGAACCGGAAGCTTCCTGCGCCACGGGTGCTGCGCAATCCCAAGGTGCCGAGCAGGAGCCAGGCTTCCACGCAGCGATCTAGCTGCTTCGCCAGCCGGTCATCGAGGGGGAGGTGCCGGAGGCTGAGATGCAGATCGCAGGAGGCACCGGGCTTGAAGCAGGCTTTTGAGCTGGCCTGTCCTCCCGATTTGTGGGGCAAGGTGGCCATGCTTCCTGGTTGACCGGTGATGTGGTTCACGCGTACCGCGAGCTTGCTGGCTTGGGCACCGCCGTGCACTGCGCCAAACAGGGCTTTCTCATCCTGATAGCTGCCGCCAATCGCCCGGAACCACCAATGGAGCTGGCCGCGGATGGAAGGGGGGCGAATCTCAGGCACATCCTCGTAACTGCCTTTGCTAAAAAGAGGTGTGATGAAGGTGAGGCGATAACTCTTCGTCATGGCAGGGGGGGCAGGTTGAGCTTGCTGCGCAGGCTTTCGATGGGCTGGGCGATCTCTGGCTTTTTCTTTTTCCAGGTTTTCCAGCGCTCCCGTTTTTCCTTGTGGCTGGAGAGCAGGCGGATGAATGCCTTCTGTTCGATCTCCGGCTTGGAGCCAAGTTCTTTTCCAAAGAGGGCGAACTGCTCGTCCGTCAACCGGAGCAGAGTCTCGGCAGCGAGATCCTCCGGGGAGAGACTGGCCTGGCGTTCCGCTTCTGCCTGCCGCCGGGCGGCTTCCTCTGCGCTGGCCCTGGCTGCAGCTTCGGAGGCGGTCCGCTCCTTCAATTCCAGGGCTTCGATGTCAGCGAGCACATCGGGCCGCAGCGAGAACCAACCGTAACCAGCGGCGGTTTTGGCCCCCAATCCGCGAACAGTGAGCGCTGACTCCAGCCAGCGCTGAGCGTGCTTGAGGAGGTGGGAATCGGTGCTGACGCCGCTGAGCACCAGGCAGAAAGCGAACTGGGCTCCCACCTCAACCGCGGGGAAGGAATTCGGCTGGGGATTCTCCTTGGAAAGGTCCTCCATCCTCCCGGAACGGTAGTACTCAGGGGTGTGGACGTTGGTGAGATCCACCACCATGCGGGCCTCGTTAAGCGGATAGGCGGGAAGAAACGACACCGCTCCCTTGAGATCCAACGAGCGATCCCCAAGCAGGTGCCTGAAGGGGTGCAGATCACCCTGATGCTTGGCTTCATGCTTGTAGTCACTGTCTGCGGTGCCGAACACGGACCGGAAAGTCTCAAACAGCGCTGCTTGCTGCTCCCCAGTGGTTTCCTTTATCTCCTGGAGGGCGGCGTGGCGGCAGACGCCCTTGACCGCAGAGCCGGGAATGAAGGGGAGGCCAAAAAGCCGGTCCAGGCAGATGCCTGCGTTTGGAACAAGGCTGTCCGCCAGGTTGATGGCCAGACGCCCCTCTAGCTGGCCCACGATCACAGAGCTATTTTCTGGGTGGGCCTGGCGAAAGAGTGCAATGAACCGCCGGGTATGGCGGGACCTGAGGGTGGTGAGTTCCCGGTCGTCCCACTTCACACGAGACAAGCCAGAGGCCATCTCTGCCTCTGCCAGGTAGCGGTCACGGTTCTTGGGCTCCACATTTCTCCCTCCGGCTTTGCGGCGTCTCTCGTCTGCTTCTCTGGAGAGAAGGGCGCTGGCTCCGTCAGCAATGCGCATGAAGCTCCAGCGGGAGGCCTCGTCCCATTTGATCTCCCGACCTTGTTCATCCTGGGCAATAGGCCAGTGTTTGTGAAACACAAACTTGTCCAGGAGCAGACTCCGATTTTCCACCCTCTCTGCGAGAGGGCCGATGAGGGCTGCAACATCCCCGGGCATTGGAATGGCCGGATTCACCGCGCCCCCTCCTTGTCTTTCTTGACGAAGCGCCGGGCATAGGTCAGCCATGCCATGGTCTCCGTGGTGGCCTGTTTGAGCACTTCGCTAGGTGTGTCTGGAGCTGTCAGGTGTTCCAGTAGAGCCCGGCGATCCTTGATCTTCGCTGGTACAATCGCAACGTGCTCATCTGCGAGATGCACTGCGATGGCGTCAAACACCTTTGGCCATCCCTCTTTTTCTGAAAACGAATAGGCCGCTGTGGCCAGAAGTCCGTGATTCTGGATCAATGACGGGATCTTTTTGATTACTTCGCCTCCTTTGTCTCCCCCGATGGGGCCTTGGGCGGCGAATTTAAGCACATTGCGGGCGCGGATTTGTTCCAGGTTCTGCATGTTCAGAGTCCTCCGTATGATCAAGCGAGTTTGATGGTGCAGAAGCCCTGGCCTGTGGTGCCGTTGCCGCCGAATTGCACGAGCTGCTCGACTTCGAGCCGGGCGAAGGCCTCGTTCTCCCTGCTTTCCTGCCGCAGGGCGGTGATGGGCGCATACATCAAGCACTCTGAGGGGACCGTCTCTTCATTAAAGAGGCCTCCGTCATCAGCGGTGCCGGTGTTGTGGTCGATTCTGACGTGCTGGTTGATCTGGCAGGCATTAACTGCGAAGTGTGACAAATCGCCATCTGAGAGCAGTACGAACCTTCCCACCGCACCTGCAAGGACAGCGTCTCCCAAAAGCGAGCTCAGTTTTGACTCCCATTCGTGGGGAAACTCCCCGGTGGACCGATAGCGGTATTCCTCTAAAACGACGCCCTTTTCGCCCGCCCGGTCAATCACGAGCCTGGCACCGGCCAGGCAGGTCATTTCCTCGGGCGGTGCTGGGGTTTTTAGATCCCAACCGGCATCCCGCGCCAGACGGGAAAGCGTGAGCGGGGACACTGCGAGCGCGAATGCTCCTTTGGCTGAGCGGACAGGGAAGGCTACGAGCCTGGCTTCGCCAAAGCTGAGGTCTCCAGAACGGAAGAGATTATCGTCATTGCCGCCTTTGCCGAAAAGGCGTTCCACTTCAGCGAGAGGCAGGCCCGTGCCCGAGACGGGACGGCTGAAATGGTCCCTCAGCACGCCTTTGACAGAACTGCCAGGAATGATCGGGAAGCCCGTATGCCGCTCGCGTTGGACGGGCTGGTCAATGGCCCCGAGGCTTGCCCCTGCTCCTACATGCAGTGGGGTGCGGGTGAATAGGTAAAGGATCTTGGTGGTCATGGATTACGAGTGGGAGAAGATGTCAAAGGGGATCCGGATGGCGAGCAGGGGGATGTCCGGGGAGGTCCTGGGATGGGAGGGCAGGGTTCACGGTTGATGGAACTCCCATGTGCCGCACACGCCGAGGCCGAAGCCTTTTTCTCCCATGAGGGTGGAGCGGCGGCTGCGGATGGTGGTGGCGTCCCCCGCGCCGTGCCAGTTGAGGGCGGTGGCGAGTTTCCGGGCCTCCTCTGAGCCGACGCATTCGAAGTAATACACGGAGCCTGCCGGGACAGCCAGATGAGTGGACTTGGCGCCGCCCTTGGGGCGTTCCGCAGCCTCTTGGGGGAGGGCGTAGCCGGTGACGAAGACGGGTTTTCCTACAATGGCGGCGACGAGTCGAGCCTGGAGCGGCTTGCCTGACTGAATGCTGCGACGTTTCGCGGCATTCTTTCCCGGGCCGTCGAGCAACTGAACCTTCCCATCGTCCTCCGGACGCACCCAGTTGGGAATCCATCCTCCACAATGCTCAGCAATCTGCTTCTCGCTGTTGCTTTTGATATGGGGGAAGATGGCGGGAGCAAGCAGAACCCACTTGACGCGGTAGATGTCCCCAGAGTGGCTGAACCCTTCTGTCATGCCTTTGGGCAGGGGAAGCTGAGCCAGGGACTCTCGTTGTACCGTGCAGATACGTTGCTGGCCGCCGGCGACGATGGGGGTGTGGGTGCCACTGTTGGGGAACAACTCTGCAATCAGGTCCCGGCCGGGGTCTGCATTTTTACCTCCCCGTTCTCGGGCCTGGGCGAGTGTACCCAAGGTCCAGCCGTCTCGGAGGCGGAGGTAGGAGGCGGAGTAGAAGCTCTTGCCATCTTGGGTTCCGGTTTCCGGATCGATGCCGATGCCGTAGCTGAACTCTGTCTCAACAATGCTGTCATCCTGCTGGAAATGCCTGGCCCCGCCGTCTGGGGGGGCGTGATTTCTGAGGCTGGCCTCAATGGCGGCTCCGCTCCACCACTGAGCCGGGGTGGCCTTGCCCTCGCGTCCGGTGCTGACCATGACCACCGGATACCGTAGGCAGGCTGGAAGGCTGGAGGGCGATTTTGACTCTGAAGAAGAGGCAAGGGGGACGTATGCCGGTCTGGTATCGTCCGTCCCGCCCGCATCCAGGGGACGGGGGAAGTGCCATTTGTTTCCCTCGTCTGTGTGCAGTACAGGGAAAGGTCCTGCGGTGAACAAGCTGCCGAATTTCCGGCTGGTTTCCCGCTTGTTCCCATCAAGGGGAACGTGCCAGTGGGGCTGTACCGCTTCCAGGTCTGCCCGGTGCAGAGCTGCGTGAAAGGCGGCGCTGATAACGGTGGGCAGGGGCCATGCCGCACCGTGACCGCTCAGAGAGCCGGACATGGGTCTCCCGTCTCTAAAGAAGAGCACGTCCGTGGGATGGAGGAGAAGGGTGTTCATCAGTCTGGGAGATTCGCGGTTGCGCGGGACGTGGAAGAATCAGTACGGGTGCGATGGGCGAATGCCACCGTGGTACAGAGGCCAATGACATCCGAGAGAAGCTGCTGTACTGCGGAGGGTTCCCTGGGCGCGCTTCCGTTTTTACGATCCTCTCCGGCGGTGTTCCACTGCTTGAGGATGGCGCTGAGGTAGCTTTTCAGGGTGGCTGAAAGGGGCGGGCTGGAAGAGGTATCCGGGTAGCTCTTGGCATGCCGGGCGATGGCAAACTCAAACTCGCGGTGGATGACTTCCTCCGCTTCAGCGACTGTGAAGGCGTCCAGGCTGGCTTGACTGCTCTGGGGCAGGCTCCGAGTGAGGCCCGTTTTCCGGGAGCGGTAGGGTTCAAGGAGTGCGCAAACCCGATGGGGGAACCGGGAGGCGAGCGTCCCTTCCGTGAGGCAGGCGGCAATCTGTTCGCAGAGTTGCAACCCTTGTGAGTCCCATTGGGCACCCCACTCTGTGATTTCACCGGAACGCTTCATCAGCGTTACGGAAAAGGCCTTGCGTCCCACCACGTTTTTGGCCCGCTCTTCGGCCGTCCGGGCCGCTTGGATGAGATCCTGAAGAGGAGTGTAAACGTGGGCGATGACGATCCCTGCGGAAGCATCCGGGCGTTCGCCATCCTGGTCTTGGAATTGAGCGGTGGAGGTCTGAAACTCGCGGCGTAAATCGGCCGCGCAGATCAGCGCCTTGTCTGCCGGCACGAGGGCGAGCACATCATCGCCACCCGCGTAAATGAGGAACCCACGGTGTTGATTGACAGTCTTCCTGGCCTTCTCCAGGGCAAAGGAACTCAATGCCTTGCTAAAGGCTTTCTGATGGCGGTGGAGGTCCAATGTGTCTGAAAGGCCTCTGCCGCTGATCCATTTACCGATGGCGTCTCCGTCGAACGCGATGGCGGCGATGTACGCACCTTCAGCGGGGGTGGCATCAATATTGCGTTCATCGTCCGATTCATCGGTCCGTGCTGCGATGGCCAGAACCGAGGGAATGGGCTCTAAAGAATTCTTCGTCTCCCGGAGGTAAGCCAGATGCCAGACCCGCTTGATCAGGGTAATGGCCCCGAAGGGGTCCGGGTTCTTGAACAAGCGTGCGCATTCCTCCCGCATGAGTTTTTTTGGCTCACGCAGAAGACGGATGTCATCGACGAGAGATTCCTCTTTGCCTGTCAGGCTGTCTTTTTCATGACCTACCTTCCATTTGCCCTCGGCCCATGCTGAAAATTCGCGAGTTTGCCGCACGCCGTTGAGGGAGCGAGCGTTGGATTCGTAGGCAGACTTGTAGGCAGCAGCGTCTGAAGTCCCTTCAACT contains these protein-coding regions:
- the csm6 gene encoding CRISPR-associated ring nuclease Csm6, yielding MPTILVAVSGMSPAILTETIWALAQESPPVVPDEVVVITTSRGEQDIQQQLLTPLEAWGGQTVWAKLREDIFAGARLPKENLRLQLSPRVIDLPDAATGVRQKADDLRTHAQNDAAANFIVQTLAPYCDAQDHQVIASIAGGRKTMGALLYGAMSLLGKETDRVTHVLVSEPFEFIRGFYYPGQPGPILEFRPFNGPPAPADPGDAVVELADLPFVPLRNKFEELNEPRRTFAGLVDCYARAERPLQGSPAVTLDAANGILSVQGKPILLVGRCLVVASFLYEQALAGQAMFEDVVDAAEAYLAFVRQWQQQYPHHRKTSRYIAGKAAKEDITRSLSELRTLLKKNNVASCIPFLAPARSRIGFDIHRDTVRDVPPRVG
- the cmr1 gene encoding type III-B CRISPR module RAMP protein Cmr1, whose amino-acid sequence is MTKSYRLTFITPLFSKGSYEDVPEIRPPSIRGQLHWWFRAIGGSYQDEKALFGAVHGGAQASKLAVRVNHITGQPGSMATLPHKSGGQASSKACFKPGASCDLHLSLRHLPLDDRLAKQLDRCVEAWLLLGTLGLRSTRGAGSFRFEPLTEPHSGLTPPSSLAEFRQRCGDLLQGAPLRFGISPTPFTKAEDARRIISDTLGGRDDYRGEDDLARLNHPLGNVHGGRKTSPLRLRVVALEGACHIAAIWDDRSAVTGNRAGDLESVINLLAERGKKIGTVLREAFPG
- the cmr6 gene encoding type III-B CRISPR module RAMP protein Cmr6 — protein: MNPAIPMPGDVAALIGPLAERVENRSLLLDKFVFHKHWPIAQDEQGREIKWDEASRWSFMRIADGASALLSREADERRRKAGGRNVEPKNRDRYLAEAEMASGLSRVKWDDRELTTLRSRHTRRFIALFRQAHPENSSVIVGQLEGRLAINLADSLVPNAGICLDRLFGLPFIPGSAVKGVCRHAALQEIKETTGEQQAALFETFRSVFGTADSDYKHEAKHQGDLHPFRHLLGDRSLDLKGAVSFLPAYPLNEARMVVDLTNVHTPEYYRSGRMEDLSKENPQPNSFPAVEVGAQFAFCLVLSGVSTDSHLLKHAQRWLESALTVRGLGAKTAAGYGWFSLRPDVLADIEALELKERTASEAAARASAEEAARRQAEAERQASLSPEDLAAETLLRLTDEQFALFGKELGSKPEIEQKAFIRLLSSHKEKRERWKTWKKKKPEIAQPIESLRSKLNLPPLP
- a CDS encoding type III-B CRISPR module-associated protein Cmr5, with protein sequence MQNLEQIRARNVLKFAAQGPIGGDKGGEVIKKIPSLIQNHGLLATAAYSFSEKEGWPKVFDAIAVHLADEHVAIVPAKIKDRRALLEHLTAPDTPSEVLKQATTETMAWLTYARRFVKKDKEGAR
- the cmr4 gene encoding type III-B CRISPR module RAMP protein Cmr4, with the translated sequence MTTKILYLFTRTPLHVGAGASLGAIDQPVQRERHTGFPIIPGSSVKGVLRDHFSRPVSGTGLPLAEVERLFGKGGNDDNLFRSGDLSFGEARLVAFPVRSAKGAFALAVSPLTLSRLARDAGWDLKTPAPPEEMTCLAGARLVIDRAGEKGVVLEEYRYRSTGEFPHEWESKLSSLLGDAVLAGAVGRFVLLSDGDLSHFAVNACQINQHVRIDHNTGTADDGGLFNEETVPSECLMYAPITALRQESRENEAFARLEVEQLVQFGGNGTTGQGFCTIKLA
- a CDS encoding type III-B CRISPR module-associated Cmr3 family protein, producing the protein MNTLLLHPTDVLFFRDGRPMSGSLSGHGAAWPLPTVISAAFHAALHRADLEAVQPHWHVPLDGNKRETSRKFGSLFTAGPFPVLHTDEGNKWHFPRPLDAGGTDDTRPAYVPLASSSESKSPSSLPACLRYPVVMVSTGREGKATPAQWWSGAAIEASLRNHAPPDGGARHFQQDDSIVETEFSYGIGIDPETGTQDGKSFYSASYLRLRDGWTLGTLAQARERGGKNADPGRDLIAELFPNSGTHTPIVAGGQQRICTVQRESLAQLPLPKGMTEGFSHSGDIYRVKWVLLAPAIFPHIKSNSEKQIAEHCGGWIPNWVRPEDDGKVQLLDGPGKNAAKRRSIQSGKPLQARLVAAIVGKPVFVTGYALPQEAAERPKGGAKSTHLAVPAGSVYYFECVGSEEARKLATALNWHGAGDATTIRSRRSTLMGEKGFGLGVCGTWEFHQP
- the cas10 gene encoding type III-B CRISPR-associated protein Cas10/Cmr2 — translated: MPAFTQALIKFQIGPVQDFIAAARSTRDLWSGSYLLSWLTAAGIRHLLHKEAELVFPSGDNQPLLAPDFDRKDATHPTSRQLRTPNLTNIFIVLTSADSAESLAREARQKIEDEWNNIATSVWEYCLPRPPLSDAAQTYFKQTRGFFSVSWQVTLVEGTSDAAAYKSAYESNARSLNGVRQTREFSAWAEGKWKVGHEKDSLTGKEESLVDDIRLLREPKKLMREECARLFKNPDPFGAITLIKRVWHLAYLRETKNSLEPIPSVLAIAARTDESDDERNIDATPAEGAYIAAIAFDGDAIGKWISGRGLSDTLDLHRHQKAFSKALSSFALEKARKTVNQHRGFLIYAGGDDVLALVPADKALICAADLRREFQTSTAQFQDQDGERPDASAGIVIAHVYTPLQDLIQAARTAEERAKNVVGRKAFSVTLMKRSGEITEWGAQWDSQGLQLCEQIAACLTEGTLASRFPHRVCALLEPYRSRKTGLTRSLPQSSQASLDAFTVAEAEEVIHREFEFAIARHAKSYPDTSSSPPLSATLKSYLSAILKQWNTAGEDRKNGSAPREPSAVQQLLSDVIGLCTTVAFAHRTRTDSSTSRATANLPD